One part of the Nitrospira defluvii genome encodes these proteins:
- a CDS encoding type VI secretion system Vgr family protein, whose amino-acid sequence MDTQTEAPHLFKVGAYSADKLRVVRFEGSEGLSQVYRFSLDLASSDPKIDFDQVVGQPALLTARGSRGIRLVHGLVSAFEQTGKEGKWGLYRAEMVPAIWKLGLRTDCRIFQEKTIPDIIKDVLLDAGLTANQFRFALTSGRYKNRTYCVQYGESDLNFISRLMEQYGIWYYFEHRDTSHVLVLSDDPAAAATLPGASSIRYHAPATAGLSSEEHIAFFSYHREIRCGAVKLRDFDFEKPRLTVTGDAQAKMDYKLEDYDYLGECRDSSERNLLAKVRLEGAQAVRQLGRGHSDCCRIIPGYRFTLDQCHRSDLNREYLTVRVTHQGTQPQALGAETGTVANEPAYQNEFHCIPSDVPFRSASITPRPTIQGPQTAIVVGPKGEEIYTDKHGRVKVQFHWDREGNRDEKSSCWVRVAQVWAGTSWGAMFIPRIGQEVLVEFLEGDPDQPIVTGRVYNGDNMPPYALPSEKTKSTLKSNSSIGGGGSNEIRFEDGKDKEEIYLHGQKDWTIAVENDKNQTVGHDETLAVTNNRTKTVGVDQSETVGANKTIKVGANHTESIGGAETIAVGKASAHTVALARALTIGGAYQVSVGAAMNETVGGAKAEEIGGAKTVVVGALSSENVAKNKSVDVGESITENAAKNIGVTAGDNMTISAGKNMVLDAGDQITIKTGSASITMKSNGDIVIKGGKITVNASGDLALKGSKITQN is encoded by the coding sequence ATGGACACACAAACCGAAGCGCCCCATCTTTTCAAAGTCGGCGCCTATTCAGCAGACAAACTCCGCGTCGTTCGCTTCGAGGGGAGCGAGGGCCTGTCTCAGGTCTATCGCTTCAGCCTGGACCTTGCGTCGTCCGACCCAAAAATTGATTTCGATCAAGTCGTCGGCCAGCCGGCCCTGCTGACGGCGCGAGGGAGCAGGGGCATCAGGCTCGTTCACGGACTGGTCAGTGCATTCGAGCAGACGGGCAAAGAGGGTAAATGGGGGCTCTATCGGGCCGAAATGGTGCCGGCGATCTGGAAACTGGGGCTTCGAACCGATTGCAGGATTTTCCAGGAGAAGACGATCCCGGACATCATCAAGGACGTTCTGCTCGATGCGGGCCTGACCGCCAACCAATTTCGGTTCGCGCTGACTTCCGGCCGGTACAAAAACCGTACCTATTGCGTCCAGTACGGCGAGTCCGATCTGAACTTCATCAGCCGGCTCATGGAGCAGTATGGGATCTGGTACTACTTCGAGCACCGTGACACGAGCCACGTCTTGGTCTTGAGTGACGACCCCGCCGCCGCCGCGACGCTGCCCGGCGCATCTTCGATCAGATACCATGCGCCCGCGACCGCCGGCCTCTCGAGCGAGGAACATATTGCGTTCTTCTCCTACCACCGCGAGATCCGATGCGGCGCTGTCAAGTTACGGGATTTCGACTTCGAAAAGCCGCGACTGACCGTCACCGGAGACGCGCAGGCCAAGATGGACTACAAATTGGAGGATTACGACTATCTCGGTGAATGCCGCGACAGCAGTGAGAGGAATCTGTTGGCTAAGGTGCGGTTGGAAGGGGCGCAGGCGGTCAGGCAGCTGGGAAGAGGGCACAGTGATTGTTGCCGGATCATTCCCGGTTACCGCTTCACCCTGGACCAATGCCATCGGTCGGACTTGAACCGCGAGTATCTGACCGTGAGGGTGACGCACCAGGGGACCCAGCCGCAGGCGTTGGGGGCTGAGACGGGAACGGTCGCGAATGAGCCGGCCTATCAGAATGAGTTCCACTGCATTCCCTCCGATGTGCCGTTCCGCTCTGCGTCCATTACGCCGAGACCCACGATCCAGGGCCCCCAAACGGCCATCGTGGTCGGACCGAAGGGAGAGGAGATTTACACGGATAAGCATGGGCGCGTGAAGGTGCAATTTCATTGGGATCGCGAAGGGAATCGGGACGAAAAGAGTTCCTGCTGGGTGCGAGTGGCTCAGGTTTGGGCCGGCACGAGTTGGGGCGCCATGTTTATTCCACGGATCGGGCAAGAAGTTCTGGTGGAATTTCTGGAAGGAGATCCCGACCAGCCGATTGTGACGGGACGCGTGTACAACGGCGATAACATGCCACCCTACGCGTTGCCGAGTGAAAAGACCAAGAGCACTCTCAAATCCAATAGCTCCATCGGCGGCGGAGGGTCGAACGAGATTCGCTTCGAAGATGGGAAGGACAAGGAAGAAATTTATCTTCATGGCCAAAAAGACTGGACGATCGCCGTCGAGAACGACAAGAACCAAACGGTCGGCCATGACGAAACCTTGGCCGTGACCAACAATCGCACCAAGACGGTGGGCGTCGACCAAAGCGAGACAGTGGGGGCGAACAAAACGATCAAAGTCGGGGCGAACCATACGGAGAGCATCGGGGGTGCGGAAACCATCGCGGTCGGCAAGGCGTCGGCTCACACCGTTGCGTTGGCTCGGGCCTTGACGATCGGTGGCGCCTATCAGGTCAGCGTCGGCGCGGCCATGAACGAGACGGTGGGAGGCGCCAAGGCCGAAGAAATAGGTGGCGCGAAGACGGTCGTGGTGGGCGCCTTGAGCAGCGAAAACGTGGCAAAGAATAAGTCTGTGGATGTTGGTGAAAGCATCACAGAAAACGCCGCCAAAAACATCGGTGTCACGGCAGGCGACAATATGACCATCTCGGCCGGCAAGAATATGGTCCTCGACGCTGGAGACCAAATCACGATCAAGACCGGGAGCGCGTCGATCACGATGAAAAGCAACGGCGACATTGTCATCAAGGGCGGGAAGATCACGGTGAACGCGTCCGGAGACCTGGCTTTGAAGGGATCGAAGATTACTCAGAACTAA